Proteins encoded together in one Thermomonospora curvata DSM 43183 window:
- a CDS encoding creatininase family protein, with translation MNDSAHEAFLPLSTSAEEGERRAAVALLPVGSFEQHGPYLPLATDTVVACTIAGALAAAYRVLRLPPITISCSHEHEGWPGTVSISAATLHALVGDVAASLRRAGIGKLVVVNGHGGNYVLGNVVQEANAAAGEPVMALFPGPQEWESAMAAAGVQTSAWSDMHAGELETSLLLHAHPHLVRPGYEAGDHLCDDRRHLLTLGMAGHTRSGVVGRPSLASARKGEKVLGHLVELFADCLAVLGGPDGQEGTGS, from the coding sequence ATGAACGACTCCGCGCACGAGGCCTTCCTGCCGCTGAGCACCTCCGCCGAGGAAGGGGAGCGGCGCGCCGCCGTGGCGCTGCTGCCCGTCGGCAGTTTCGAGCAGCACGGCCCCTACCTTCCGCTGGCCACCGACACCGTCGTGGCGTGCACGATCGCCGGCGCCCTGGCCGCCGCCTACCGGGTGCTGCGCCTGCCGCCGATCACGATCTCCTGCTCGCACGAGCACGAGGGCTGGCCGGGGACGGTCAGCATCTCCGCCGCCACGCTGCACGCCCTGGTGGGGGACGTGGCCGCCTCCCTGCGCAGGGCGGGGATCGGCAAGCTGGTCGTCGTCAACGGCCATGGCGGCAACTACGTGCTGGGCAACGTCGTCCAGGAGGCCAACGCCGCCGCCGGTGAGCCGGTGATGGCGCTTTTCCCCGGCCCGCAGGAGTGGGAGTCGGCGATGGCGGCGGCCGGGGTGCAGACCTCGGCCTGGAGCGACATGCACGCCGGCGAGCTGGAGACCTCGCTGCTGCTGCACGCCCACCCGCACCTGGTGCGCCCCGGCTACGAGGCCGGCGACCACCTGTGCGACGACCGCCGGCACCTGCTCACCTTGGGCATGGCCGGCCATACCCGGTCGGGGGTCGTCGGCAGGCCGTCGCTGGCCTCGGCGCGCAAGGGCGAGAAGGTTCTCGGTCATCTAGTCGAACTGTTCGCGGACTGCCTGGCCGTGCTCGGCGGCCCGGACGGCCAGGAGGGGACGGGGAGCTAG
- a CDS encoding GTP cyclohydrolase II, translating into MHDHALEQEDIAEADLVTRRGTFRTVAFRDPVDGHEHLALVRGDVRGREGVLARVHSECVTGDIFAALRCECGDQLGAALDAIVREGSGVLVYLRGHEGRGIGLVAKVRTHLLQDEEGLDTVDSATVLGYPVDRRDFGPAARILKYLQVRSVRLMSNNHDKVHALQAHGITVAARVPLLMKVHDHNIRYLTAKRDRLGHELPHLGAFSPNGSSSGRSGGD; encoded by the coding sequence ATGCACGACCATGCCCTCGAACAAGAGGACATCGCCGAGGCCGATCTGGTGACCCGCCGGGGCACCTTCCGCACCGTCGCGTTCCGGGACCCCGTGGACGGTCATGAGCACCTGGCCCTGGTGCGCGGTGACGTCCGCGGCCGGGAGGGCGTGCTGGCCCGGGTGCACTCTGAGTGCGTGACCGGCGACATCTTCGCCGCGCTGCGCTGCGAGTGCGGCGACCAGCTCGGCGCGGCGCTGGATGCGATCGTCCGCGAGGGCAGCGGGGTGCTGGTGTACCTGCGCGGGCACGAGGGACGCGGCATCGGCCTGGTCGCCAAGGTGCGCACCCACCTGCTGCAGGACGAGGAGGGGCTGGACACCGTGGACTCGGCGACCGTCCTGGGCTACCCGGTCGACCGCCGCGACTTCGGCCCCGCGGCCCGGATCCTGAAGTACCTGCAGGTCCGTTCGGTCCGGCTGATGTCCAACAACCACGACAAGGTGCACGCGCTGCAGGCGCACGGGATCACGGTGGCGGCCCGGGTCCCGCTGCTGATGAAGGTGCACGACCACAACATCCGGTACCTGACCGCCAAGCGCGACCGGCTCGGGCACGAGCTGCCCCATCTGGGCGCCTTCTCCCCCAACGGCTCCTCGAGCGGACGGAGCGGCGGTGACTGA
- a CDS encoding nuclear transport factor 2 family protein: protein MDLIALEEIRRAKYRYLRCLDLKRWEEFADALTEDAVARYDTPVLGEPLQLSGRQAIVAYMRDNLGPGTITTHLVSHPEIEIDGDRAEGTWCLEDTVILPRYRLMIRGAAYYTDTYRRCPDGRWRISSTGHERTYEYTVSLDDVPSLRFTAAPWGTPAAP, encoded by the coding sequence ATGGACCTGATCGCGCTCGAGGAGATCCGCCGGGCCAAATACCGCTACCTGCGCTGCCTGGACCTGAAACGGTGGGAGGAGTTCGCCGACGCCCTCACCGAGGACGCCGTGGCGCGCTATGACACCCCGGTGCTGGGCGAGCCGCTGCAGCTGAGCGGCCGACAGGCCATCGTCGCCTACATGCGCGACAACCTGGGGCCCGGGACGATCACCACGCACCTGGTCAGCCACCCGGAAATCGAGATCGACGGCGACCGGGCCGAGGGAACCTGGTGCCTGGAGGACACCGTGATCCTCCCCCGGTACCGCCTGATGATCCGCGGCGCGGCCTACTACACCGACACCTACCGGCGCTGCCCCGACGGGCGGTGGCGGATCAGCTCCACCGGGCATGAGCGGACTTATGAGTACACCGTGTCGCTGGACGATGTGCCCTCGCTCCGTTTCACCGCCGCCCCCTGGGGAACGCCCGCCGCCCCGTGA
- a CDS encoding class I SAM-dependent methyltransferase has translation MTAQQSAHAPEFTPQWLALREEADAAARSVELLGPLRAHLAARPPAGPLVIRDLGCGTGSMGRWLAGRLPGPQHWILHDRDPRLLARAAASVTGPAADGGEVTVRTDLGDITRLDPDLLAGTSLVTASALLDLLTAAEVDALAASCAAAGCPALLTISVTGRVELDPPGELDAELGAAFNDHQRRKVGGRRLLGPDAVPAAAAAFTARGAQVLVRPSPWRLAAAQGALIGQWLRGWVGAACEQRPELLPRARGYLERRLAECAAGALTVVVHHDDLLALPAAGASR, from the coding sequence GTGACGGCTCAGCAGAGCGCGCACGCTCCGGAGTTCACGCCGCAGTGGCTGGCGCTGCGCGAAGAAGCCGACGCCGCGGCCCGGTCGGTGGAGCTGCTCGGCCCGCTGCGGGCGCATCTGGCGGCCCGCCCGCCCGCCGGGCCGCTGGTCATCCGCGACCTGGGCTGCGGCACCGGGTCCATGGGACGGTGGCTGGCCGGCCGGCTGCCCGGGCCGCAGCACTGGATCCTGCACGACCGGGACCCGCGGCTGCTGGCCCGTGCCGCCGCCTCCGTCACCGGCCCGGCCGCCGACGGCGGGGAGGTGACGGTGCGGACCGACCTGGGAGACATCACCCGGCTCGACCCGGACCTGCTGGCGGGGACCTCGCTGGTGACCGCCTCGGCGCTGCTGGACCTGCTCACCGCCGCGGAGGTGGACGCGCTGGCGGCGTCCTGCGCCGCGGCCGGCTGCCCGGCGCTGCTGACCATCTCGGTGACCGGCCGCGTCGAGCTCGACCCGCCCGGGGAGCTGGACGCCGAGCTCGGCGCGGCCTTCAACGACCACCAGCGCCGCAAGGTCGGCGGCCGTCGCCTGCTGGGGCCGGACGCGGTGCCCGCGGCGGCGGCGGCCTTCACCGCCCGCGGAGCGCAGGTGCTCGTCCGGCCCAGCCCGTGGCGGCTGGCCGCCGCCCAGGGCGCGTTGATCGGCCAGTGGCTGCGCGGCTGGGTGGGGGCGGCCTGCGAGCAGCGCCCCGAGCTGCTTCCCCGCGCCCGCGGCTACCTGGAGCGCAGGCTCGCCGAGTGCGCGGCGGGCGCGCTGACGGTGGTGGTCCACCACGACGACCTGCTCGCCCTGCCGGCCGCGGGAGCGTCCCGGTGA
- a CDS encoding sulfatase produces MTDTTTDLSRRASEEETAEKPGRPRRARRIAGRVATAAACLVVVAGFTMPNDLDGLTPSAFVRLPLEIVLGLAVVAAVPRARRAVAALLGAALGLLVIVKVIDMGFHATLDRPFHPVFDWSLFGPALEYLDQSAGRATAIGAAAGAVALAVAVLAATTLSLLRLSRPVVRHRAAAARAAVALGAVWVACAVLGARLPPGVPVAAVAFDRALQIPADLREQRRFAAQAGRDAFAHTPGEQMLTALRGKDVVFAFIESYGRDALENPTFAARVGAVLEDGNRRLRKAGFEARSAFLTSPTVGGSSWLAHATLLSGLWIDNQKRHRDLVTSDRLTLTGAFRRAKWRTVAVMPGNTKPWPEGNFYGYDKVYPRAALGYKGPPFNWDTPPDQYTLSFFERTERARRDRPPLMAEIPLVSSHSPWAPTPRLVGWDEVGDGEVFGPIAAAGQRWQDAWRTPERMRAAYRGAIEYTLAALLSYVETYGDENLVVIFVGDHQPAPVITGPDASRDVPIAIVARDRAVLERISGWGWQEGVKPGPDAPVWRMDAFRDRFLTAFGTRPRPDSPSSP; encoded by the coding sequence GTGACTGACACGACCACCGATCTCTCCCGGCGCGCATCCGAAGAGGAGACCGCCGAAAAGCCCGGCCGCCCCAGAAGGGCACGGCGGATCGCGGGGCGGGTGGCCACCGCCGCGGCGTGCCTGGTCGTGGTGGCGGGCTTCACCATGCCCAACGACCTGGACGGCCTGACGCCGAGCGCCTTCGTGCGGCTGCCGCTGGAGATCGTCCTCGGCCTCGCCGTGGTGGCCGCCGTGCCCCGGGCGCGGCGTGCGGTGGCGGCGCTCCTGGGCGCGGCGCTCGGCCTGCTGGTCATCGTGAAGGTCATCGACATGGGCTTTCACGCGACGCTGGACCGGCCGTTCCACCCGGTGTTCGACTGGTCCCTGTTCGGGCCCGCGCTGGAGTACCTCGACCAGTCGGCCGGGCGGGCCACCGCGATCGGCGCCGCCGCCGGGGCGGTGGCGCTGGCGGTGGCCGTGCTCGCCGCCACGACCCTGTCGCTGCTGCGGCTGAGCCGGCCGGTGGTGCGGCACCGCGCCGCGGCCGCCCGCGCCGCCGTGGCGCTGGGAGCCGTCTGGGTCGCCTGCGCCGTGCTCGGCGCCCGGCTCCCACCGGGCGTCCCGGTCGCCGCCGTCGCCTTCGACCGTGCCCTGCAGATCCCCGCGGACCTGCGGGAACAGCGCAGGTTCGCCGCGCAGGCCGGCCGGGACGCCTTCGCGCACACCCCCGGCGAGCAGATGCTGACCGCGCTGCGCGGCAAGGACGTCGTCTTCGCGTTCATCGAAAGCTACGGCCGCGACGCGCTGGAGAACCCCACGTTCGCCGCGCGGGTCGGCGCGGTGCTGGAGGACGGGAACCGCCGGCTGCGCAAGGCCGGGTTCGAGGCCCGCAGCGCCTTCCTCACCTCGCCGACGGTGGGCGGCAGCAGCTGGCTGGCCCACGCCACGCTGCTGTCGGGGCTGTGGATCGACAACCAAAAACGCCACCGCGACCTGGTCACCAGCGACCGGCTGACCCTCACCGGGGCCTTCCGGCGCGCGAAATGGCGGACGGTGGCCGTCATGCCCGGCAACACCAAACCCTGGCCGGAGGGGAACTTCTACGGATATGACAAGGTTTATCCCCGCGCGGCCCTGGGTTATAAGGGTCCGCCTTTCAACTGGGACACCCCGCCCGACCAGTACACATTGTCGTTCTTTGAACGCACGGAACGGGCCAGGCGCGACCGCCCGCCGCTGATGGCGGAGATCCCGCTGGTGTCCAGCCATTCGCCGTGGGCGCCCACTCCCCGCCTGGTGGGCTGGGACGAGGTGGGCGACGGTGAGGTCTTCGGCCCGATCGCGGCGGCCGGCCAGCGCTGGCAGGACGCCTGGCGCACTCCCGAGCGGATGCGCGCCGCCTACCGGGGCGCCATCGAGTACACGCTGGCCGCGCTCCTGTCCTACGTGGAGACCTACGGCGATGAGAACCTGGTGGTGATCTTCGTCGGCGATCACCAGCCCGCCCCCGTCATCACCGGCCCCGACGCTAGCCGGGACGTGCCGATCGCGATCGTCGCCCGCGACCGGGCCGTGCTGGAGCGGATCTCCGGGTGGGGCTGGCAGGAGGGCGTGAAACCGGGGCCGGACGCCCCGGTCTGGCGCATGGACGCCTTCCGTGACCGTTTCCTGACCGCCTTCGGGACACGTCCGCGGCCGGATTCTCCGTCATCGCCGTGA
- a CDS encoding lysylphosphatidylglycerol synthase transmembrane domain-containing protein: MSRHAWAWLRAAAAAAILGVLAWRLGTGAFTAGLRLIDGQAVLAALGIGLVTTALSVGRWWLVARRLGLPLPLGTAMADYYQALFLNAVLPAGVLGDAHRAVRHGRRAGDVGRGVRAVVLERAGGQVVFAVAGAAALAADPSLARAVARDLAHGLGAAAAVLILAAAVASAVAAWAWRGAIAVKLRGAFAVAVADMRTGLLSKDTWPGVLLLSAGALAGYLTLFLVAARTAGATAPVGRLIPLMLLALLGMLLPVGIGGWGPREALAAVAFGTAGLGAELGLTAAVTYGVLTFVAGLPGGLVLAARCLTRPAGRHDAPPGPPAAPPEPLVLAPRPLLAVRAAEHGQAVREQFD; encoded by the coding sequence GTGAGCCGGCACGCCTGGGCCTGGCTGCGGGCGGCGGCCGCGGCGGCGATCTTGGGGGTGCTCGCCTGGCGGCTGGGCACCGGGGCGTTCACCGCCGGGCTGCGCCTGATCGACGGCCAGGCGGTACTGGCCGCGCTGGGCATCGGGCTGGTGACCACCGCGCTGAGCGTGGGGCGCTGGTGGCTGGTGGCCCGCCGGCTGGGGCTGCCGCTGCCGCTGGGCACCGCCATGGCCGACTACTACCAGGCGCTGTTCCTCAACGCGGTGCTGCCGGCCGGGGTGCTCGGCGACGCGCACCGGGCGGTGCGGCACGGCCGCCGCGCCGGCGATGTGGGGCGCGGCGTGCGCGCCGTGGTGCTGGAACGGGCCGGCGGGCAGGTGGTCTTCGCCGTCGCCGGGGCGGCGGCGCTGGCGGCCGACCCCTCCCTGGCCCGCGCGGTGGCCCGCGACCTGGCCCATGGCCTGGGGGCGGCGGCCGCCGTGCTGATCCTCGCGGCCGCCGTCGCGTCGGCGGTGGCGGCGTGGGCGTGGCGGGGGGCGATCGCCGTGAAGCTGCGCGGTGCGTTCGCCGTCGCCGTCGCCGACATGCGGACGGGCCTGCTGTCCAAGGACACCTGGCCGGGGGTGCTGCTGCTGTCGGCGGGAGCGCTGGCCGGTTATCTGACGCTGTTCCTGGTCGCCGCGCGCACCGCGGGCGCCACGGCCCCGGTCGGGCGGCTGATACCGCTGATGCTGCTGGCGCTGCTGGGAATGCTGCTGCCGGTGGGCATCGGCGGCTGGGGGCCGCGGGAGGCGCTGGCCGCCGTGGCGTTCGGCACCGCGGGGCTGGGCGCCGAGCTGGGCCTGACGGCGGCGGTGACCTACGGGGTGCTCACCTTCGTGGCCGGCCTGCCGGGCGGCCTGGTGCTGGCCGCCCGCTGCCTGACCCGCCCGGCCGGCCGCCATGACGCGCCTCCCGGCCCGCCCGCCGCCCCGCCGGAACCCCTCGTGCTAGCTCCCCGTCCCCTCCTGGCCGTCCGGGCCGCCGAGCACGGCCAGGCAGTCCGCGAACAGTTCGACTAG